The following proteins are co-located in the Callithrix jacchus isolate 240 chromosome 10, calJac240_pri, whole genome shotgun sequence genome:
- the PTH gene encoding parathyroid hormone, with protein sequence MIPAKDMAKVMIVMLAICFLTKSDGKSVKKRSVSEIQLMHNLGKHLNSMERVEWLRKKLQDVHNFVAPGTPLVPRDAGSQRPRRKEDNVLVESHEKSLGEADKADVDVLTKAKSQ encoded by the exons ATGATACCTGCAAAAGACATGGCTAAAGTAATGATTGTCATGTTGGCAATTTGTTTTCTTACAAAATCGGATGGGAAATCTGTTAA GAAGAGATCTGTGAGTGAAATACAGCTTATGCACAATCTGGGAAAACATCTGAACTCGATGGAGAGAGTAGAATGGCTACGTAAGAAGCTGCAGGATGTGCACAATTTTGTTGCCCCTGGTACTCCTCTAGTTCCCAGAGATGCTGGTTCCCAAAGGCCCCGAAGAAAGGAAGACAATGTCCTGGTTGAGAGCCATGAAAAAAGTCTTGGAGAGGCAGACAAAGCTGATGTGGATGTATTAACTAAAGCTAAATcccaatga